One bacterium genomic window, CTCCAGTCGTTGGCGGCGGAACTATCCCGCAAGACAGACATGGCAATCAACCAGGCTGCCGGGTTCGAAAAGTACCAAGTAGTCTGGCAAGGCGAGGTCTCTTTTGGGTTCGACCAGTATGATGTCGAACCGGATGGCCAGGTGGTCCTGGACGAAGCAGGCCGTGAGCTAATGGCGCGACCCCGGTCAATTGTTGAGATCGCCGGGTATACCGACAGGACAGGTAGTCGCGAATACAACTTTGTCCTGGGACAACGTCGAGCAGATGCAGTGAAGCGGTATATCGGCGATAGTTTCAGTATCGGGATGTTCCGGATGTTCACGGTTTCGCATGGCAAAGAGAAGGCAACTGGCTTGACGGATGAACGTCGCTCCAATTCGAAGCAACGTCGGGTGACCGTGACGGTCTGGGCGCCACCATCGCCGGAGACAGCACAGGCAACGCCCGGACAGTAGCAGGAAATCTTAACAGATCAGTGAATTGAGACGGCCGCGGAAAGATCCGCGGCTTTTCTCTGTGGCGACTATTTGAAGATCATCTCGATGCCGGTAGTCTCAAAACGAGCCCGGACGGAGATGGTATCGCGATGAATGGCGGAGGTCTCGGCAAGGCTGAAGGGATGGAGCGAGCCGCTGTTGCGGGTACCATCGCGATTGGAGTCAATGAAACCCGAGAGAAGGTATTTGCCGGCGGGGACGTTAAGGCTGAATTCCTTCCCCTTCACGGCCACGGTGTCGGAGTACTTATTGGTGATCTCCCGAAAAACAAGAACGGCCGGGTCGGTGATCTTCTCCCTCAACCTGATGGCAACGGTTCCCGAAACGAGGCCGAGCGAATCGGTATTCAGGG contains:
- a CDS encoding OmpA family protein → MMRTLAIMAVPLLLIGCGANKKYVNEQVTAAEERAAARLTTLEGRTDDNAQQLVQLQSLAAELSRKTDMAINQAAGFEKYQVVWQGEVSFGFDQYDVEPDGQVVLDEAGRELMARPRSIVEIAGYTDRTGSREYNFVLGQRRADAVKRYIGDSFSIGMFRMFTVSHGKEKATGLTDERRSNSKQRRVTVTVWAPPSPETAQATPGQ